Proteins from one Ananas comosus cultivar F153 linkage group 5, ASM154086v1, whole genome shotgun sequence genomic window:
- the LOC109710704 gene encoding F-box protein SKIP23-like — MSPPPSIKNQIAHLNRTLLRSNRKLMSWYDLPADVLQLIAARITLHADYIRFRAVCSSWRGAVSSRPCHLPPQLPFLMLPARGDPSGGSGARNFYSLTEHRTYRLEFPTHKHCLGSSYGWLVLLGPSTALSLLNPFTGSQLRLPPATQIPHLSDTVTAADVKSRLSEFSGERAKSTSAGFWQHLIRKAKLCRQRSSSSSSSSKEQCVVVVAFPKAGLAFWQRGRKAWTHAGRYWQFVDVEFYKGKLYAITRGGILSTIEIDTSVKETVIISSPPFSYNGSSSVYLAESAEGLLLVVRKYGESIGDRILIVERGTSMSLPASGLAGCKGNCIYFTDEYDVCSEGQITGGLDFGVFCLEDGSVQRLPCYPQDAESLWPFPSWVTPNLW; from the exons ATGAGTCCTCCCCCTTccatcaaaaatcaaatcgCACATCTTAACCGCACCTTACTCAGATCCAACAGAAA ATTGATGAGCTGGTACGATCTTCCCGCGGACGTACTGCAACTCATCGCCGCCCGCATAACTCTCCACGCCGACTACATCCGATTCCGCGCAGTCTGCTCCTCGTGGCGCGGCGCCGTCTCCAGCCGGCCGTGCCATCTCCCCCCGCAGCTGCCCTTCCTGATGCTGCCGGCACGAGGCGACCCCAGCGGCGGCTCCGGCGCGCGCAATTTCTACAGCCTCACCGAGCACCGGACTTACCGCCTCGAATTCCCCACCCACAAGCACTGCCTCGGCTCGTCCTACGGCTGGCTCGTCCTCCTCGGCCCCTCCACCGCGCTCTCCTTGCTCAACCCTTTCACCGGATCCCAACTCCGCCTCCCGCCCGCCACCCAGATTCCGCACCTCTCCGACACCGTCACCGCGGCCGACGTCAAGAGCCGCCTCTCCGAATTCAGCGGCGAGCGCGCGAAGTCGACCTCCGCCGGCTTCTGGCAGCACTTGATACGCAAGGCCAAGCTGTGCCGGCAgcggtcgtcgtcgtcgtcatcgtcgtccaAGGAGCAgtgcgtcgtcgtcgtcgccttcCCGAAAGCCGGGCTGGCCTTCTGGCAGCGCGGGCGCAAAGCGTGGACGCACGCCGGACGATACTGGCAGTTCGTCGACGTCGAGTTTTATAAAGGAAAGCTCTACGCCATCACCCGCGGAGGAATTCTCAGCACCATCGAGATCGACACCTCAGTGAAAGAAACCGTCATCATCTCGTCGCCGCCGTTTTCGTACAACGGATCAAGCTCCGTTTACCTAGCGGAGTCTGCGGAGGGCCTGCTCCTCGTGGTCAGGAAGTACGGCGAGAGCATCGGCGACCGGATTTTGATCGTGGAGAGGGGAACGTCCATGTCGTTGCCGGCTTCCGGATTAGCGGGCTGCAAGGGGAACTGCATTTACTTCACCGACGAATACGACGTGTGCAGTGAAGGTCAGATCACAGGAGGACTTGATTTCGGTGTGTTTTGCTTGGAAGATGGTAGTGTGCAGAGATTGCCGTGTTATCCGCAAGATGCTGAATCGCTGTGGCCGTTTCCTTCTTGGGTAACACCGAATTTGTGGTAG